Genomic segment of Bacteroidota bacterium:
TCAATTTGCGGTTGGCGGTAATATTAAGTATAGATCTTCCAATTGGCATATCGGGTTTAATGGCATCCATTACAGGTTTTCATTACCCATTCAAAAAAGAACTGAACCTTACAACCTGTATGCAATAGGCGGAAAAACATGGACTAACTTCAGTATCGATTACAGTTATACTTACCGCAATATTCATTTTTTTGGTGAGGCCGCTTCAACACAGGATTTCAAAACAGCTTTTATAAACGGTTTGATGGTCAGTGTCGATCCAAGAGTTGATATTTCTATTTTACACCGTAATATCAGTGAGCAATACCAGGCGATCAATGGAAATGCTTTTACTGAAAACACTTACCCTACAAATGAGAATGGATTATTTACAGGTATCGCTATTAAACCTTCCTACAACTGGCGAATCGATGCTTACATGGATCTTTTCAAATTTCCCTGGTTGAAATATCTGGTAGATGCTCCAAGTAGCGGATCAGATTTTTTAGTGCAGCTTAGTTATTTACCCAACAAACAAACAGAAATTTTCACCCGGTTCAGAAATGAAACGAAAGAAACCAACCAGCCCGATAATATTTCTGTTACAAATTATTTAGTGAAAATTCCAAAGCAAAGCTGGCGAACACAGATCAGGTACAGGATCAACCCGACATTTACTTTAAAGAACAGGATCGAGCTTTTATGGTTTGATAATAAGGGAAACAATTCCGAAAGAGGATTTCTGACCTTTTTTGATGTTCTTTATAAACCGTTATTAAAGCCTTTTGCTGGCAATATCCGGCTTCAGTATTTTGAAACTGATGACTATGATAGCCGGCTCTATGCTTATGAAAATGATATCCTCTACAGCTACTCAATTCCTGTTTTTTATGATAAAGGATTTAGGTATTATCTGAACCTGAGTTACAACCTTGGAAGGCGAACAACTTTTTGGCTCAGGTGGGCACAATCGATCTATGATGGAAAAACGAGTATTGGAAGCGGTCTCGATGAAATTCCAGGCAATCAAAAATCAGAATTTAAGGCTCAGGTAATCATCATTTTATAACAATAGTCACAAACAGTTGATATTTTTTTTATTGAGCTGAAATAATTTGTTAAAAAAAACCAATACATTGCGCAGCATTTTTAAATGTAAGGCTGTCTCTAATCAGACAACTCCATTTAAAATGGACGGTATACATTGCAAATCAATGCTTTTTAATTCTTAAAATTTACATTACATGAGAAAATTCGCATCACTGCTAACGATGCTGATGCTTTCTTGTGCATTAGCGTACGGACAAGAAAAAACAGTTTCAGGACAGGTAAAGGACGAAAAAGGTGAGGCAGTAGCTTTCGCCACCGTTACCGAAACAGGAACTCAGAACCGTGCAAAGGCTGATGGCAACGGGTATTTCAGCATTAAGATCAAAGATGGTGGCTCAATCACATTTTCAGCTGCCGGACACGAATCAAAAACACTCACTCCGGTTTCCTCATCAGTTCAGGTAACACTGACAATTACTGATCAGGCAGGAGTTGAAGTAGTTGTTACTACTGCATTAGGTGTTAAGAAAAGACCGAAAGAACTCGGTTACACACAAACAACTGTAAAAGGAGATGCCCTTACGCTTGGTAAATCACCAACGTTGGGTAATGCCCTTTCTGGTAAGATCGCAGGTTTAACTGTGTATAATACCAGTAACTCTGTAAACGCTTCTCCGCGTATCGTTTTACGTGGTAACAGGTCAATCAGTGGTGAAAACCAGGGATTGCTTGTTTTAGATGGTGTTCCTGTACCTCAGAACACGATCAACTATCTTAATCCTAACGATATTGAAAGTGTGACTGTCCTGAAAGGTGGTCAGGCTGCTACATTGTATGGCTCTGATGGTGTGAATGGAGCATTAGTTATTACAACTAAAAAAGGACAGGGCAAACCACAGGTTAGCTTTACACATTCAAGCAATTTTGAGTCAGTTTCTTTCCTGCCAGATTTCAATACTACTCATGGTATGGGTTCACACTATGGAACTACACAAGAGCAGAACTATCGTCCTTTTGAGAACCAGCAGTACGGTGATGCTTATGATGGAAGCATCCGTGCTATAGGCCGTGTACTGGAAGATGGAAGTGTTTTACAAGTTCCTTATCAGAATAATGATAAGAACCGTGAAGCTTTTTGGGAAACAGGTTATACCGGACAAAATGATGTTTCTGTTTCTGGTGGTGATGCATCCAGTTCCTACTATTTCTCTTTCCAGGATGTTAAAACAAAAGGTGTCGTAAGGAAAGATGAATATCGCCGTGATGCGCTTCGCTTAAGTGCAAGTAAAACTTACGGAAAGTTCAAGGCGTCTTTTGATGCAACTTATACAACTGACCGTGCACAGCGTACAACATCTGACTTTTATTTCTTTGCTTTAAATGCTGCAGGTGCTATTCCTGTTGAGCAAATGAAAGATTGGCAAAATAATAAGTTCGCCAGTCCGAACGCTTATTACAATGACTATTATAATAATCCATGGTTTGAGTTGGATAATAACCGTAATGATACACGTAACAACTATTTCAACGGTAACCTTACGTTAAGTCTGAAAGCAACTAACTGGTTGAACTTAAATTATCGTTTGGGTACTGCGGTTACCAACTCATTTGGTAAAAGCTGGACTGGAAAATTCCAGTTTACTAACCATGCTAAAAACCTCGCAAAAACATTTGATCCCCAGTATAATGATTATGACGGTATTTTCCGTGCTAAGAATGACATCCTGGGTGGTGTAAGTGATGCTGCAAGCTGGGCTAATCGTATTAACTCAGATTTCTTTATTGGTATTGACAAAGAATTCGGTGATATCTCTACTAAATTCATCATTGGTAACAATATACAGGTTCGCCGCTCAAAAAGTCTTAACGTGAGCAGCTCAAGCATAACTGTTCCAGGAATTTACAATGTAAGTAACCGCGCCGGTGAATTAGGGGGTGGTGAATCAACATCTGAATTACGTAAAGTAGGTAACTATGTCGATGCAACTTTCGGGTACAAAGATTGGATGTTCCTGCATGGTATTTTCAGATATGATATGTCTTCTGCATTCTATGCTGCCGGAAGAGATCAGAGTGCTTATGCATACCCCTATTATGGTGGCGACTTTTCAGTTATTTTAACGGAAGCAATTCCTGTTTTAAAATCTGATCTGATGTCTTATTTGAAAGTCCGCGGATCTATAAACAGAAATGGTAATGATAACCTTGCTCCTCATAGCTTAGAGGCAACTGCTAGTAATGGTGGTGGTTTCCCTTATGGAAATGTTGTTGGTTTAACGATCAACAATAACCTGCCTGATCCAAGCTTAACTCCTGAGTTTGTGATCACAAAAGAAGTTGGTATAGAAGCGCAGTTCCTGAAGAACAGGATCAACCTGGATGCTACTGTATATACACAGGACGCAAATGAGCAGGTGTTGAATGTGTCAATGTCAAGTGCTACTGGTTATACAACTACTACATTGAACGCCGCAAGAGTAAATAACTGGGGTGTGGAAGTAGAAACAAGAGCTAGTATTATCAAAAACAAAAATTGGACTGTTGATGTGAATGCTAACTTTACTTACAATGAGAATAAAGTAGATGAGTTGTTTGGCGACTTATCAAGTGTATTGTTACAATCAAATGGCCGCATTGCCTTTGTATATGCAGAGATCGGGCAGCCGTTCCCATTACTGAGAACATCACAGTGGCAAAGAGATCCAAACGGAAGAGTAGTAATTGATCCTGCTGATGGCTGGCCAGAAATGGATCCAAATTTAAAAAATGCAGGTACTACAATTCCTGTTTACCAGGTAGGTGTTGGTTTCAAAGTTGGGTATAAGAACTGGACATTAGCAGCAAATGCTGAATACCGTGGTGGCCATGTTATCTATCATGATCTTGGAGAAGATATGGGCTTTACAGGTTCAGGAGCTCATACTACAAAGTATAATCGTATGTCATTTATTTTCCCTAATTCCAGTTATTGGGATGGCAGCAAGTATGTTGCAAATACGGATATTCCTGTTGAAAATACAATTGCCAATTATCAAGGTTGGG
This window contains:
- a CDS encoding helix-hairpin-helix domain-containing protein, with protein sequence MIKHFIIGLFIIHYSLFTIAQETISSNTEQQLENITDMDQSETEDDSFWQQLQQFLKNPVNINTATADELKELKVISDLQIDNLIRYRRLFGPLLSVYELQAVPLWDAVTIKKILPFITIANVLTVHEDFKKRFNGGEHSFLVRVSQVLEKSLGYDKSSTGTKYLGSPLRLFSRYRYSYGNTLQYGIAADKDAGEEFFKGSQKQGFDFYTFHFFVRNIGKFKAIAIGDYSLNMGQGLIQWQNLALRKGADILNIKRQSPVIRPYNSAGEFLFNRGAAATFQSGKIEATAFISYRKLSANFVADTVNHEDFISSFLNSGYHRTESEIADKNKVGQFAVGGNIKYRSSNWHIGFNGIHYRFSLPIQKRTEPYNLYAIGGKTWTNFSIDYSYTYRNIHFFGEAASTQDFKTAFINGLMVSVDPRVDISILHRNISEQYQAINGNAFTENTYPTNENGLFTGIAIKPSYNWRIDAYMDLFKFPWLKYLVDAPSSGSDFLVQLSYLPNKQTEIFTRFRNETKETNQPDNISVTNYLVKIPKQSWRTQIRYRINPTFTLKNRIELLWFDNKGNNSERGFLTFFDVLYKPLLKPFAGNIRLQYFETDDYDSRLYAYENDILYSYSIPVFYDKGFRYYLNLSYNLGRRTTFWLRWAQSIYDGKTSIGSGLDEIPGNQKSEFKAQVIIIL
- a CDS encoding SusC/RagA family TonB-linked outer membrane protein translates to MRKFASLLTMLMLSCALAYGQEKTVSGQVKDEKGEAVAFATVTETGTQNRAKADGNGYFSIKIKDGGSITFSAAGHESKTLTPVSSSVQVTLTITDQAGVEVVVTTALGVKKRPKELGYTQTTVKGDALTLGKSPTLGNALSGKIAGLTVYNTSNSVNASPRIVLRGNRSISGENQGLLVLDGVPVPQNTINYLNPNDIESVTVLKGGQAATLYGSDGVNGALVITTKKGQGKPQVSFTHSSNFESVSFLPDFNTTHGMGSHYGTTQEQNYRPFENQQYGDAYDGSIRAIGRVLEDGSVLQVPYQNNDKNREAFWETGYTGQNDVSVSGGDASSSYYFSFQDVKTKGVVRKDEYRRDALRLSASKTYGKFKASFDATYTTDRAQRTTSDFYFFALNAAGAIPVEQMKDWQNNKFASPNAYYNDYYNNPWFELDNNRNDTRNNYFNGNLTLSLKATNWLNLNYRLGTAVTNSFGKSWTGKFQFTNHAKNLAKTFDPQYNDYDGIFRAKNDILGGVSDAASWANRINSDFFIGIDKEFGDISTKFIIGNNIQVRRSKSLNVSSSSITVPGIYNVSNRAGELGGGESTSELRKVGNYVDATFGYKDWMFLHGIFRYDMSSAFYAAGRDQSAYAYPYYGGDFSVILTEAIPVLKSDLMSYLKVRGSINRNGNDNLAPHSLEATASNGGGFPYGNVVGLTINNNLPDPSLTPEFVITKEVGIEAQFLKNRINLDATVYTQDANEQVLNVSMSSATGYTTTTLNAARVNNWGVEVETRASIIKNKNWTVDVNANFTYNENKVDELFGDLSSVLLQSNGRIAFVYAEIGQPFPLLRTSQWQRDPNGRVVIDPADGWPEMDPNLKNAGTTIPVYQVGVGFKVGYKNWTLAANAEYRGGHVIYHDLGEDMGFTGSGAHTTKYNRMSFIFPNSSYWDGSKYVANTDIPVENTIANYQGWGDYGFSRGTLFNGEVFTSSAAFWKLRDVSLGFDFPQNWLKSLKVVKGINAAIFGRNLLTLLPDDNQWTDPEFSQTNGNGQGINNSFNTPPVRQYGFTVNVRF